One window from the genome of Cryptomeria japonica chromosome 6, Sugi_1.0, whole genome shotgun sequence encodes:
- the LOC131071475 gene encoding uncharacterized protein LOC131071475 encodes MAGVIACSDKMAPDPELRDKVLDELEIYKSAKGRLFSSQLAIDRRGKQQPDLWWENYGAGTPNLQKIDIRVLSQPCSASGCERNWSVFESIHTKKRNILSQKRLNDLVFVWYNLRLRVRQVEGVSHEAIDLDEIDPYGDWTMNEQNNGDDALLTKEEIAEIERGAAQDAEGARLDEMEDEDEDEDEDFDFEEESSHHLDTTTPTATTSSSRLEKLSYIRKNTKWKMLCCMGTRTQPPRMRTRDWYASLVPETRQEMSLHIGDSTSTNPPVSTLNNTRKSQKI; translated from the exons atggcaggtgttattgCATGCAGTGATAAGATGGCacctgatcctgagttgagagacaaggttcttgatgagttggag atctacaaaagtgcaaaggggagactcttctcatcacaactagcaattgataggagaggaaaacaacaaccag atttatggtgggagaattatggtgctggcacgcctaatcttcaaaagatagatatccgtgttttgtctcagccatgcagtgcttctgggtgtgaacgaaattggagtgtatttgagagcattcacacaaagaagagaaatatattatcacaaaagcggctcaatgatctagtatttgtttggtacaaccttcgccttcgagttagacaggtggagggtgtttcacatgaggctattgacttggatgaaattgatccatatggtgattggaccatgaatgaacaaaatAATGGTGACGATGCCCTCCTTACCaaagaagaaattgcagaaatagagagaggagcagcacaagatgcagaaggagcaagattggatgaaatggaggatgaagatgaggacgaagatgaggactttgactttgaagaagaatcatctcaccatttagataccacaacacccactgctactacttctagctcaaggcttgaaaaattgagctatattaggaaaaatacaaagTGGAAGATGTTGTGTTGCATGGGTACCCGTACCCAACCCCCTAGAATGCGTACCAGAGACTGGTACGCGTCTCTCGTACCGGAGACCCGTCAGGAGATGTCTCTACACATAGGAGACTCCACGTCAACAAACCCTCCCGTCTCCACCCTAAATAACACGCGCAAAAGTCAAAAAATTTGA